The Kineothrix sp. MB12-C1 genome includes a window with the following:
- a CDS encoding class I SAM-dependent methyltransferase yields MKYDFKLDMIYNNSLSIIAKQIRKGSCVLEFGPANGRLTKYMKEELECEIYLVEIDETAGRQALMYAEDLLTGDIEDYEWVERYREIKFDYIILADVLEHLHDPGLLLHKAKLLLSETGSILISVPNIAHNSVAINLINNKFMYTDTGLLDNTHIHFFTKDSLESILLEAGLFPIKKFGTYNEVGDNEIENTYHSVLGVPASFWKMRPYGSVYQYVYEVKTGKEYLDIQTDRIVKYYPSFFVTFKYDLGDNYQNELQDKFPIWGLGTDFIWEINVPPMAKSICVDIGDGKCVIENVKAEIKNESGKMDILYEHSNLDALEAGQYFFFCDNPQLYYKVNQLDRCQTFTFGMSMVSVDTREINLMYNTLIKVKAEYQNR; encoded by the coding sequence ATGAAGTATGATTTTAAGTTAGACATGATATACAATAATTCGTTGTCAATAATAGCAAAACAAATTCGCAAAGGGTCTTGCGTATTGGAATTTGGTCCTGCAAATGGAAGACTGACGAAATACATGAAAGAAGAATTGGAATGTGAAATTTATTTAGTAGAAATAGATGAGACAGCCGGAAGACAAGCTTTAATGTATGCAGAAGACTTGCTTACAGGCGATATCGAAGACTACGAATGGGTAGAGCGTTATAGAGAAATAAAGTTTGATTACATTATATTAGCAGATGTGTTGGAACATTTGCATGATCCTGGACTTTTGCTGCATAAAGCTAAATTATTGCTGAGCGAGACCGGGTCCATTTTGATTTCTGTACCTAACATAGCACATAATTCTGTTGCGATAAATTTGATTAATAATAAATTTATGTATACCGATACTGGGCTTTTAGATAATACGCATATTCATTTCTTTACAAAGGATAGTTTAGAGAGTATCCTATTGGAAGCAGGATTATTTCCTATTAAAAAATTTGGTACATATAATGAAGTAGGAGATAATGAGATTGAAAATACCTATCATTCTGTTTTGGGAGTTCCGGCATCATTTTGGAAAATGCGTCCGTACGGGTCTGTTTATCAATATGTTTACGAGGTTAAAACTGGAAAAGAGTATTTAGATATACAGACTGATAGAATAGTAAAATATTATCCATCCTTTTTTGTGACATTTAAATACGATTTAGGGGATAATTATCAAAATGAATTGCAGGATAAATTTCCCATATGGGGGTTGGGAACAGATTTTATTTGGGAAATAAACGTTCCGCCAATGGCAAAGAGCATATGTGTAGATATTGGGGACGGTAAATGTGTCATAGAAAATGTAAAGGCTGAGATAAAGAATGAATCAGGAAAAATGGACATTCTATATGAACATTCTAATTTAGATGCTTTAGAGGCAGGGCAATACTTTTTCTTTTGCGATAATCCTCAATTATATTATAAAGTAAACCAGCTTGATAGGTGTCAGACTTTCACTTTTGGAATGAGTATGGTTTCTGTTGATACCAGGGAGATAAACTTAATGTATAATACCCTGATTAAAGTAAAGGCGGAGTATCAAAATAGATAA
- a CDS encoding ABC transporter ATP-binding protein, translated as MIEEVLGIDCVSKVYRLYEKPTDRIKETFLKNKKYHNEFYALKDINININKGETVGIIGRNGSGKSTLLKIITGVLNPTEGEVRHEGRISALLELGTGFNMEYTGIQNIYFNGTLMGLTKKDVDRKINDIIEFADIGDYINQPVKTYSSGMFVRLAFAVAISVEPEILIVDEALAVGDTRFQVKCMNKFTEFMEQGRTILFVSHDLNSVKRFCKRTIWINNGTVIMDGDTDEVTDSYNDFLGSDLSYEMYSKEKKKFITPQQEDSEYDLQGVDIAKITDVKLYNEKRKETECVNFGEDVFLRIKYLVKDTTINDPVLGVAIRTINNEYICGLNTLLDGIHIPWKKGINEVVLKYNTLNITGGHYYFDVALFDSTAIVQFDYQTQYLNFFVNMNYIAEGKVVLKHVWEI; from the coding sequence ATGATAGAGGAAGTTTTGGGTATAGATTGTGTTAGCAAAGTATATAGGCTATATGAAAAGCCTACTGACAGAATAAAAGAAACCTTTCTAAAAAATAAAAAATACCACAATGAGTTTTACGCCTTAAAGGATATAAACATAAATATAAATAAAGGAGAAACGGTTGGAATAATTGGGAGAAATGGTTCCGGAAAGTCTACTTTATTAAAGATAATTACTGGTGTACTTAATCCAACAGAAGGAGAAGTGCGTCATGAGGGAAGAATATCGGCTTTATTAGAGTTGGGTACTGGATTTAACATGGAGTATACAGGTATTCAAAATATTTATTTTAATGGAACACTTATGGGACTGACCAAAAAAGATGTTGATAGGAAGATAAATGATATTATTGAATTTGCGGACATAGGGGATTATATTAATCAACCGGTAAAGACATATTCAAGCGGTATGTTTGTGAGGTTGGCATTTGCAGTTGCCATTAGCGTAGAACCAGAAATATTAATTGTAGATGAAGCATTAGCTGTGGGAGATACAAGGTTCCAGGTAAAATGCATGAATAAGTTTACGGAGTTTATGGAACAAGGCAGGACAATACTGTTTGTCAGTCATGATTTGAATTCAGTAAAAAGGTTTTGTAAAAGAACGATTTGGATAAATAACGGAACAGTAATCATGGATGGAGACACAGATGAAGTAACAGATAGCTATAATGATTTTTTGGGCAGTGATTTGTCATATGAAATGTATTCAAAAGAAAAGAAAAAGTTTATTACCCCTCAGCAAGAAGATTCTGAATATGATTTACAAGGAGTTGATATTGCTAAGATTACAGATGTAAAGCTTTATAACGAAAAGAGGAAGGAAACAGAATGCGTTAATTTTGGGGAAGACGTGTTTTTACGCATAAAGTATTTAGTTAAAGATACAACGATAAACGATCCAGTCTTAGGTGTTGCAATAAGGACTATAAATAACGAATATATTTGCGGTTTAAATACTTTGCTTGATGGTATTCATATACCATGGAAAAAAGGCATTAATGAAGTTGTCTTAAAATATAATACTTTGAACATAACTGGTGGACATTATTATTTTGATGTAGCTTTATTTGATAGTACAGCAATAGTTCAATTTGATTATCAAACACAATACCTTAATTTTTTTGTTAATATGAATTATATTGCAGAAGGTAAAGTGGTTTTAAAACATGTATGGGAAATTTGA
- a CDS encoding ABC transporter permease, translating into MKVKRLILSFVIGILFAFILIYSFELNINKYCIEYTIEYLQHGNNQIFYSDKPEHFNEENAFLYDISAKKPITITEEINNNNTFLRIDLGYNDNTVQISDLNISRYNIKENITNKSIIQENGIQGIKYDEGIYSIAVEGTDPYIILDLSHLIDKTDDNIRQLQIIKNAASWIAALFLMIIVYIKYKFFWRTFCWILDIIREWRLILNLAGNDFKMKYAASYFGAVWAFIQPMITVIIYVIIFGVGFRSLPVEGVSYALWLTVGIIPWFFFSEALSSATNSLVEYNYLVKKVVFKIEVLPIVKIVSSIIVHMFFLIIAIIMQLIYGIPLTIYLCQFIYYTFCVIILAWGIANITSAITVFFKDMNYIINIILQLGMWATPIMYNITIFGKTGEKILKLNPMCYIVEGYRDAFFQHIWFWEKPQMMLYFWSVTGIILLLGIIVFSSLKKHFADVL; encoded by the coding sequence ATGAAGGTTAAAAGATTGATATTATCTTTTGTAATAGGAATACTTTTTGCATTTATTTTAATATATTCTTTTGAATTGAATATCAATAAATATTGCATAGAATATACAATAGAGTATCTTCAGCATGGAAATAATCAGATATTTTATAGTGATAAACCTGAACACTTTAATGAAGAAAACGCATTTTTATATGATATCAGTGCAAAAAAGCCTATAACTATTACAGAGGAAATTAATAACAATAATACTTTTTTGAGAATTGATCTTGGGTATAATGACAATACTGTTCAAATCTCGGACTTGAACATTAGCAGATATAATATTAAAGAAAATATTACGAATAAAAGTATTATACAAGAAAATGGTATACAAGGGATTAAATATGACGAAGGAATATACAGTATTGCCGTTGAAGGAACTGATCCATATATTATTTTAGATTTGAGTCATTTGATAGATAAGACAGATGATAATATACGGCAGCTCCAAATCATTAAAAATGCAGCATCTTGGATTGCTGCTTTATTCTTAATGATAATTGTTTATATCAAATATAAATTTTTTTGGCGAACTTTTTGTTGGATATTGGATATAATAAGGGAATGGAGATTAATATTAAATCTGGCAGGTAATGACTTTAAAATGAAATATGCTGCCTCATATTTTGGGGCTGTATGGGCATTTATACAGCCGATGATCACAGTTATAATATATGTTATTATATTTGGTGTGGGCTTTAGGTCTTTGCCGGTTGAAGGGGTATCATATGCCTTATGGCTTACGGTGGGAATAATACCATGGTTTTTTTTCTCGGAAGCGTTATCAAGTGCGACAAATTCATTGGTAGAATATAATTATTTAGTAAAGAAAGTTGTATTTAAAATAGAAGTATTACCAATAGTTAAGATTGTTTCTTCTATAATTGTTCATATGTTTTTCTTGATAATTGCAATTATTATGCAGTTGATTTATGGGATACCGTTGACCATATATTTATGCCAGTTTATATATTATACATTTTGCGTTATAATACTTGCATGGGGGATTGCAAATATAACTTCTGCAATAACAGTTTTTTTCAAGGATATGAATTATATAATTAATATAATATTACAGCTTGGCATGTGGGCAACGCCTATAATGTATAATATTACAATATTTGGTAAGACCGGAGAGAAAATCTTAAAGCTAAATCCAATGTGTTATATAGTAGAAGGATATAGAGATGCCTTCTTTCAGCACATATGGTTTTGGGAAAAACCACAGATGATGTTATATTTTTGGTCTGTAACTGGTATTATTTTATTGCTTGGAATAATTGTTTTTAGTAGTTTAAAGAAACATTTTGCCGATGTTTTATAA
- a CDS encoding NAD-dependent epimerase/dehydratase family protein: MRVLVTGAGGYIGRHVVKKLLDEGHIVIASDFDKKGIDSRAELSDVPIFSGDKDIYKQLGEPDACIHMAWKDGFIHNSDAHMQEVSNHYLFLLNMIKGGLKRVSVMGTMHEIGYWEGSVDENTPCNPLSKYGIAKNALRQALLILAQEYHVNLYWLRAYYILGDESKSSSIFSKILQAEEDGKELFPFTSGKNQYDFIQVKKLAEQIVMASVQDEVKGIINVCTGQPKSLGQQVEEFIAEHNLNIRLDYGAFPDRKYDSPGVWGDPTKINLIMEKVSK; this comes from the coding sequence ATGAGAGTATTAGTTACAGGAGCAGGGGGATACATAGGGCGCCATGTCGTTAAAAAGTTATTAGATGAAGGGCATATAGTAATTGCTTCTGACTTCGATAAAAAGGGAATTGATAGCAGAGCAGAATTGTCCGATGTTCCTATATTTAGTGGCGATAAAGATATTTATAAACAGTTGGGTGAGCCAGATGCTTGTATACATATGGCATGGAAGGATGGATTTATTCATAATTCGGATGCACATATGCAAGAAGTATCCAATCACTATTTGTTTTTGCTCAATATGATTAAAGGTGGTTTGAAAAGAGTCAGCGTTATGGGGACAATGCATGAAATCGGCTATTGGGAGGGCTCTGTCGATGAGAATACACCTTGTAATCCATTATCAAAATATGGAATTGCTAAAAATGCATTGCGGCAAGCGTTACTAATACTTGCTCAAGAATATCATGTTAATTTATATTGGCTGAGGGCATATTATATTCTTGGAGATGAATCTAAAAGTAGTTCCATTTTTTCTAAAATATTGCAGGCAGAGGAAGATGGGAAGGAATTATTCCCTTTTACGTCAGGAAAAAATCAATATGATTTCATCCAGGTTAAAAAATTGGCGGAGCAAATAGTAATGGCCAGTGTCCAAGATGAAGTGAAAGGAATTATTAATGTGTGTACAGGTCAACCTAAATCATTGGGACAACAGGTAGAAGAATTCATAGCAGAGCATAATTTGAATATTAGGCTTGATTATGGTGCTTTTCCCGATAGAAAATATGATTCTCCCGGTGTATGGGGAGATCCTACGAAAATTAATCTAATTATGGAGAAAGTAAGTAAATAA
- a CDS encoding glycosyltransferase family 2 protein: MEKKKVSVILTSYNKEKYINQAIESVLTQSYQDFELIIVDDGSTDNSRQIIEALSADDQRIKTFYFEKNKGIPSAHNFAISQAQGEYCAVIDCDDFWEKDKLQKQVEFLEKNKEYGACFTWISVVDENELPVPSELCENRDIMWNSQNHTQGEWLKLFFTEGCKLGNPSMMIKTSVFENIGYYSYGLKQLQDYELFIRILKYCNVYVINERLVNYRWFCGAEKNTSNANLENTNRTNFEYYLVCKKFFDNMSNEIFMDGFSKFINNEDYNREEVIEYKKIILYLNYFLLSEAGKVVAYEKIYDYMNNKICQVSIDEYLGMTSSQFAQGLSAPLIMDANRYMPIEQDKYIKEMKEKLKKEQGELNRTLIYLQELTKSNKDIEVVKEEQERYIKELENNLKKASQEIEKKKNYIEILENNSKKTSEQIEKYKNYIEKLESSIKEINQEIKNQKSYIEELEESLKRVSKEVENQRNYIEELENKNIEINKLYEMSRDYSKQLEARIQEKEKGQNHER, translated from the coding sequence ATGGAAAAAAAGAAAGTTAGTGTCATACTTACCAGTTATAATAAAGAAAAATATATAAATCAGGCAATTGAAAGTGTATTGACACAATCATATCAGGATTTTGAATTAATTATTGTAGATGATGGGTCAACAGATAATTCGCGCCAAATTATAGAGGCGCTGTCAGCGGATGATCAAAGAATAAAAACATTTTATTTTGAAAAAAATAAAGGAATACCATCAGCACATAATTTTGCTATTTCTCAGGCACAAGGCGAGTACTGTGCCGTGATAGATTGTGATGATTTTTGGGAAAAAGACAAATTACAAAAGCAAGTGGAATTTTTGGAAAAAAATAAAGAATACGGGGCTTGTTTTACTTGGATTAGTGTTGTAGATGAAAATGAGCTGCCAGTTCCATCTGAATTATGTGAGAATAGAGATATAATGTGGAATTCCCAAAATCATACACAAGGAGAGTGGTTGAAGCTTTTTTTTACAGAAGGATGTAAACTTGGAAACCCTTCTATGATGATAAAGACTTCAGTTTTTGAAAATATAGGCTATTATTCTTATGGTTTAAAACAGCTTCAGGATTATGAGCTGTTTATTAGAATTCTTAAATATTGTAATGTTTATGTTATTAATGAACGTTTAGTAAATTATCGTTGGTTTTGTGGAGCGGAAAAAAATACAAGTAACGCAAATTTAGAAAATACTAATCGGACTAATTTTGAATACTATTTAGTATGTAAAAAATTCTTTGATAACATGTCGAATGAAATTTTTATGGATGGATTTTCAAAGTTTATTAATAACGAAGACTATAATCGGGAAGAAGTAATTGAGTATAAAAAAATCATTTTATACTTAAATTATTTTTTGTTATCAGAAGCTGGAAAAGTTGTGGCGTATGAAAAGATTTATGATTATATGAATAATAAGATTTGTCAAGTGTCAATTGATGAGTATTTAGGTATGACTTCTTCGCAATTTGCACAAGGGTTATCAGCACCTTTGATAATGGATGCTAATAGATATATGCCGATAGAACAGGATAAATACATTAAAGAAATGAAAGAAAAGCTTAAAAAAGAGCAAGGGGAATTAAATAGAACATTAATTTATTTGCAGGAGCTGACCAAGAGCAATAAAGATATCGAGGTGGTTAAGGAAGAACAGGAAAGGTATATAAAGGAATTAGAGAATAATTTGAAAAAAGCAAGTCAAGAAATAGAAAAAAAGAAAAACTATATAGAAATATTGGAAAACAATTCGAAAAAAACAAGTGAACAAATAGAGAAATATAAAAACTATATAGAAAAGTTAGAAAGTAGTATAAAAGAAATAAATCAAGAAATTAAGAACCAAAAAAGTTATATAGAAGAATTGGAAGAAAGTTTAAAGCGAGTTAGTAAGGAAGTTGAAAATCAAAGAAATTATATAGAGGAATTAGAAAATAAAAATATAGAAATAAATAAATTATATGAAATGAGCCGTGATTATTCAAAACAACTTGAGGCTCGCATACAAGAAAAGGAAAAAGGACAAAATCATGAACGGTAA
- a CDS encoding rhamnan synthesis F family protein — MNGKRWLIYYVTTTNQQLEKYSSYFIKCMKEYIDDVLIISKYNKDIEAAIVDSSISNAWDAYKRGFEVLGWDNLNNVDFVLCATDNIMGPVCNINNMMDAMSKKKLGCWSLSKQNPTPMNYLDYSGENLQEEYLCADFIVFEKKILQNKCLSTIFDKLELVKDENHSWIDNKALVFSKELRKKHIELGAFIDSDDLTNLYYNPLLYNPKDMIKYKYSPFFLQESFIGSYEGAVSNSLGDGAGELLDYLSQFTDYDIDLIWDSILKCGNQQDIHHNLHLNYILKKNESNIKKTESILEEKKVALIMHLYFMDLLETSYQYAQSMPDKTDLYITTSSELKKEQILLQFSNSKWNYIEVRVIENRGRDVSSLLVGVKDIIDKYDYACFVHDKKSAQLTPGSIGNDFGIQCFENTIGSKDFVNNIICTLYDNPRLGMLSPVYPLHGNYFAVYGHADWGNNYDITRNLADKLKLAIPISADKTPICPLGTMFWFKVPALKRLYDADWEYNDFPAEPNGVDGTLLHAVERIYSLVAQEEGYYPAIVLNEKYSNIMLTNLFTFLHGLNLSIEDYLGYCSYNQAIYVIEKMKYDNRQLQNRITELESSNRLLILVRELKQLAKSLMKHKK; from the coding sequence ATGAACGGTAAAAGATGGTTGATATATTATGTGACTACTACAAATCAGCAACTTGAAAAATACTCTTCTTATTTTATAAAGTGTATGAAGGAGTATATAGATGATGTACTAATAATATCCAAGTATAATAAGGATATTGAGGCGGCTATAGTTGACAGTTCTATTAGTAATGCATGGGATGCGTATAAAAGGGGATTTGAAGTTCTAGGATGGGATAATTTGAACAATGTAGATTTCGTCTTATGCGCTACCGATAATATAATGGGGCCTGTTTGTAACATAAATAATATGATGGATGCTATGAGCAAAAAAAAGCTGGGATGTTGGAGTTTATCAAAGCAAAATCCGACACCAATGAACTATCTGGACTATTCAGGAGAAAACCTTCAAGAAGAGTATTTATGTGCAGATTTCATCGTATTTGAAAAGAAAATATTACAAAACAAATGCCTTTCAACCATTTTTGATAAACTGGAGTTAGTTAAGGATGAAAATCATTCATGGATTGATAATAAGGCGTTGGTATTTTCTAAAGAATTAAGAAAAAAACATATAGAATTAGGCGCTTTTATTGATTCTGACGATTTGACAAATCTATATTATAATCCATTATTATACAATCCAAAAGATATGATAAAATATAAATACTCTCCCTTTTTTCTTCAGGAAAGTTTTATTGGTTCTTATGAAGGAGCTGTTTCTAATTCGCTTGGAGATGGGGCAGGGGAGCTTTTGGATTACTTATCTCAATTCACGGATTATGATATAGATTTAATATGGGATTCTATTTTGAAATGTGGGAATCAGCAAGATATTCATCATAACTTACATCTAAATTATATTTTAAAGAAAAATGAGAGCAACATTAAAAAGACTGAAAGCATATTGGAAGAAAAAAAGGTTGCATTGATTATGCACCTTTATTTTATGGATCTGTTAGAGACATCATATCAATATGCACAGTCAATGCCTGATAAAACGGACTTATACATAACTACAAGTAGTGAATTAAAAAAAGAACAGATTTTATTGCAGTTTTCAAATAGTAAGTGGAACTATATAGAAGTAAGAGTAATTGAAAATAGAGGAAGAGATGTAAGTTCTTTATTAGTTGGGGTAAAGGATATAATAGACAAATATGATTATGCTTGTTTTGTTCATGATAAGAAAAGTGCGCAGCTTACCCCGGGATCTATTGGAAATGACTTTGGCATTCAATGCTTTGAAAATACGATAGGATCAAAGGATTTTGTAAATAATATTATATGTACTTTATATGATAATCCAAGGCTTGGAATGTTGTCTCCAGTTTATCCTTTACATGGAAATTACTTTGCAGTGTATGGACATGCTGATTGGGGAAATAATTACGATATAACAAGGAATTTGGCGGATAAATTAAAGCTGGCAATACCGATTAGTGCTGATAAAACACCCATTTGTCCATTAGGGACGATGTTTTGGTTTAAGGTGCCGGCACTTAAACGGCTATATGATGCAGATTGGGAATATAACGATTTTCCGGCGGAGCCTAATGGTGTTGATGGAACTTTGCTTCATGCGGTAGAGCGGATATATTCGTTGGTTGCTCAAGAAGAAGGATACTATCCGGCGATTGTTTTAAATGAAAAGTATTCTAATATTATGCTAACTAATTTGTTTACCTTTCTGCATGGGCTGAACTTAAGCATAGAGGATTATTTAGGATATTGCAGTTATAATCAGGCAATATATGTGATAGAAAAAATGAAGTATGATAACAGACAGTTACAAAATAGGATAACTGAATTGGAATCTTCAAATAGGCTGTTAATACTTGTCAGAGAATTAAAACAATTAGCCAAATCGCTTATGAAACACAAAAAATAG
- a CDS encoding rhamnan synthesis F family protein, whose protein sequence is MVFNNEKAKRVAIYVFHDKDGIVDEYAIVFLKELKRFTEHLLVVINGDVNDQGKHKFKQVADDLLIRKNEGYDITGYSAGIKHISWEVLDTYDECLLVNSTLYGPIYPFDEMFASMNKRDVDFWGITKHHEVPYDCFGTCKYGYIPEHIQSSFLVIRKSMGNTGLYKKVWDELPVINTYGEAIGLFEVIFTKEFNEKGFKSDVYVDTSDLEGFTRYPLMMMSNELVINRKCPVIKQKSFSQNYYDMLTDTVGQATRDTYDYLREHTDYDVNLIWDNILRLNNMDEIKTIMHLNYILPQKYKIEPLQNKAAKVALMMHIYYADLIDYCFSYVQSMPSGTDIFITTPLEATQKALKEKVKDLSDYNVKIILIENRGRDVSSLLVGCAPYLYNYDYICYAHDKKTKQMEPYCNGESFSYQCFENILASKEFVSNIIKTFDDNPRLGLLTPPVPSHGNFYQMVGSEWAANYENTLDLMEKLGISLNIKPNRAPIAPLGTMFWFRPQALKTLIDYGWKYSDFPQEPNGNDGTILHAIERGYGFVTQHEGYYPAWLMTDKFANIEVTNLYFMLRELNLKIFENYYTSNLLDVVWNFDAFVAHRDLLDQREREIARLTEDYSLKVWLKFKIKKNIPDNILEVYRKWKRKAKK, encoded by the coding sequence ATGGTATTTAATAATGAAAAAGCTAAAAGAGTAGCAATTTATGTTTTCCATGATAAAGACGGAATTGTAGATGAATATGCAATCGTTTTTTTGAAGGAATTGAAAAGATTTACTGAGCATTTATTAGTGGTAATAAATGGGGATGTTAATGATCAGGGAAAGCATAAATTTAAACAGGTTGCAGATGATCTTTTAATTCGTAAAAATGAAGGTTATGATATTACGGGATATTCAGCAGGTATAAAACATATTTCATGGGAAGTGCTAGACACATATGATGAATGTTTGTTAGTAAATTCAACTCTTTATGGTCCTATTTATCCATTTGATGAAATGTTTGCATCTATGAATAAACGAGATGTAGATTTTTGGGGAATAACCAAACATCATGAAGTTCCATATGATTGTTTTGGTACATGTAAATATGGATATATACCGGAACATATTCAGTCCAGTTTCCTTGTTATACGAAAGAGTATGGGGAATACTGGCTTATATAAGAAAGTGTGGGATGAGTTACCTGTAATAAATACATATGGAGAAGCAATCGGGCTTTTTGAAGTTATATTTACAAAGGAATTTAATGAAAAAGGTTTTAAATCAGATGTATATGTGGACACTTCAGATTTGGAAGGGTTCACAAGATACCCTTTAATGATGATGTCGAATGAATTGGTAATAAACAGGAAATGTCCAGTAATAAAGCAAAAGTCTTTCTCGCAAAATTATTATGATATGTTGACGGACACGGTAGGACAGGCTACGAGGGATACATATGATTATCTAAGAGAGCATACTGATTATGATGTAAACTTGATTTGGGACAATATTTTGCGGCTGAATAATATGGATGAAATTAAAACAATCATGCATTTAAACTATATTTTGCCTCAAAAGTATAAGATAGAGCCGTTGCAGAATAAAGCAGCAAAAGTAGCTTTAATGATGCATATATACTATGCTGATTTAATTGACTATTGTTTTTCCTATGTTCAATCTATGCCTAGTGGAACAGATATTTTTATTACCACGCCTTTAGAAGCTACTCAAAAGGCATTGAAAGAAAAGGTAAAAGATCTAAGTGATTATAATGTAAAAATAATTTTAATTGAAAATAGAGGAAGGGATGTATCTTCTTTACTTGTTGGCTGTGCGCCTTACTTATATAATTATGATTATATATGTTACGCGCATGATAAGAAGACAAAACAAATGGAGCCGTATTGTAATGGGGAATCTTTCTCTTATCAATGTTTTGAAAACATACTTGCAAGTAAGGAATTTGTATCGAATATAATAAAGACCTTTGATGATAATCCCCGATTAGGGTTATTAACACCGCCGGTACCGTCTCATGGGAATTTTTATCAGATGGTAGGATCTGAATGGGCCGCAAATTATGAAAACACGTTAGATTTAATGGAAAAGTTGGGTATAAGCTTAAATATAAAGCCTAACCGTGCCCCCATAGCACCGTTGGGAACAATGTTTTGGTTTAGGCCTCAGGCCCTTAAAACATTAATTGATTATGGCTGGAAATATAGTGATTTTCCACAAGAGCCGAACGGTAACGATGGGACTATTTTGCATGCGATTGAGAGAGGATATGGTTTTGTGACTCAGCATGAAGGTTATTATCCGGCCTGGTTAATGACCGATAAGTTTGCTAATATTGAGGTTACAAATTTGTATTTTATGCTTAGAGAATTAAATTTAAAAATTTTTGAAAATTATTATACTTCAAATTTATTGGATGTAGTTTGGAATTTTGATGCGTTTGTGGCGCATAGAGATTTATTGGACCAAAGGGAGCGGGAAATAGCAAGATTAACTGAAGACTATTCTTTGAAAGTCTGGCTAAAGTTTAAAATAAAAAAGAATATTCCAGATAACATACTGGAAGTTTATAGAAAATGGAAAAGAAAAGCCAAAAAGTAA